AAGCGTCAATGTTGCAACATCATAGGTTCGATGTTGTGACTTTGCAAGCAGTTTGCTCGAGTCTTTGTGGAAATACTTGGTTTTTGCGACTTTGCTCCTCAATGTGGAGACTTTGCTGCAACATTGTGACCTACTTCTATCTTTGGGTACTATCATGGATGTCGCAACTTTAAGTGTTGAATGTCGCGACTTTAGCTTCCAATATTGCGACTCTTAGCTTTTAATGTCGCGACCTTAGCGAAAATTTGTTTGCCTTATCGATGTTGCTCGAAAATCCTTCTAAGTGTGTGTGTAGCTTCAATGTCACGACTTTATGTTCTCCTGTTCTATTTGGTTCAAGTCATTTCCTGCACCACTCCATAGCTTAGTTAGAACTCATTAGGCTCGAGTTGGCCTAATTCGTTGATAAACAtcatataaatgttttttttaatcaattaagtaTAGATaacatataattcataaaactatgaaaataacataaaaatgcTCAATtacaagctccttaagtatcaaaaagaatataatttaccATATCAAATTATGGAAGATCAATGCACTGGTAcggaaaacaaagaaaatatactTGTAACTACATTCATAACATAACCCTCCTTTCAATGGCAGACGGCATAGGATTGAGCAACAACCCTGGCCTCAAGTTAAGTAGCAATAGAATCAACACCTTTTATCTGATTACTTCCAGTAGTAGCACCATCTCGAGCAAAACCTTGGCCTCATGTGTTGGAAAACCATTAGATTACCTATCAAATGCTCCTCTTATTAATACTAAATTGTCCTTCCAGTATGTTGTATGCTCATGATGCTCGGACCAcctattaaattacataatgtcACTACAAATATAAGACATTTAGATTGTAGATATTGACTTTTCGGTTAAAGGTTCTACTGTTACCTTCAAATTAGTGAGAAAATGAAAGGTTCAAAGGGTATAAGGGCAATGAATGAAAGTCGATATCACCCCCCACAATTGTAAAATCATAAGGCAGACATTCACTTCCTCATTCCTTACTTTACACCCTTTGCACAATGCCTTGTATAAGCAAGCCAAAATGGTAATGCCCTAACTATACGTACTAGGCTATTTGGAAATTAGATAATAACATGAGGTACATAGTATGAGCTAAGTTGCCAAACTTGTATGGCATTAGCACACCTCCAATCAAACGAAGATTGTACAATTGAGCATGACAATCAATCTAAATAAGTGTTGGATTTTGTGGAGATTCTCGGAGTACCTCTTCAACCAATCAAACTTCACTCGTTGCCCTTCGAAATCTAACAAAATATTGGTTCCTATTCTAAACGTTGCATAAAGGAACTCTTGTAGATTAAATTCAAACGTTCTTGTCATAGTATGCTCGTCCACTAGTAGCCCTATCAACAAAGCTACATATTCTAGCATTATTGTCACTTCACTGTATGAGAATGAAATGTATGGATCTCTGGTATCCATCGTTCAATCAGAGCAAATAGGAATATCAGAATGTAAATAACTCTCCTAATTTGACTTGCATGATAAAAACCGACGTCACTTAATTAAGGAACTATTCTCTTATTATGCATATCCATACTCATATTGTCGTGAAGTTGAGCGACAAGAAAATACTACAATAAAGTAACATCCAAATACATGTCCTCCTTCGAATCTTAATAAGTTGATAACCATGACGGTATGAATGAGAATTGTAATTTGGGTGCACTTAACTAGATAGGGTTTAGAGTAGAACGTAACATACTATTCATTTTGGAtggttattaaaaattaaaatctaaaaaccttatttatatgttttaaatttaaagtttatatgataAGCTTGACACTCACAAGTATCAGCTTCAACTTAATTTtccattctattattttaaattcctgTTAACAACTTGGCACTTGTAGATATCAAAATTAGAGTTTAGACTTATTCGcatcttttcaaaaataaattatattgttattgtatacttttaaattttaaccataaacTTAACATCTATAACGATGGGGTgcaataatcatattataataattactaatacCAGTGGAGGGTTGATAATTTGGCGGCATTAACATGCTAACCAAACTCAATACCTTCgggatattttaaaaaataattttatcataaacatattaaaatataaaaaacgaAGAGAGTGGACAGTCCATtttcttcaaaaagaaaaaaaaatacagtaGACAGTAGCAGTCAGTTCTGAGTTGGACCGGTCTTTGGTCCAATTTCCGGTGCAAATGGATTCAAATTGTGTCAGATGTGATGTGTACACTGCCACATAAATAGAAAGACCTGGACTGCATCAACATATAATAAGTCGATGCTTAATTATCTAATATGCAATATTAAACCCACTCCCAACGAGTTCTGAGTGAATGGTTCCCCTTCCAATGTCCTTTTTTCCTCAGTTTTTCTCTCACCAATCTTTGGCTTCCGTGACAAGGTGAGGTGAGATGTAAGAATCCACTCCCCCATGTTACATACGAcacataaaacaaaaagaaatggcTAAGCCCAAGGCAAtcacataaattaattaacctaCACCATTAGGCATTAACCCTCCCCCTTTATCTGCATCTTCTTTTTAACCATTTTATCTAATACTTTATGTCCAAAACCCCACGCATCCAGCCCAACATTAGATTCCCCCCCACCTTCTCCACAGCTTGGTTTTGTGAGATGGCCCTTCAGGATCTGCAGCACAGGGTTTCTCTTCTTTCTCGACAAAGCTGAGGTAAGTTAATTTATGTTGCATTGCGtagtgtatatgtatatatgaaatgatACTAGGTACTGCTTTACAGGCTTGTTATATCAGGTCCGTCCTAGTAAAGTAATGTAATTGCTTTTAATTGAATCAATCAACCATTTATTGTTCCGGTGTTTGTGAGCAAAGCCTGAATGATTCTACTAAATGAATGCTGATAGCAGTTTATGAAGGTTTAATCGACTATTCTCCTTTTTGTTTAATACTAAATGAATCTACTCCACCATGTCTATGGGCAAAAGGAAACAGGTGTAGTGTGATGGAAAGCGAGGCCCACTGAGTTAAATAATCTCAGAATCACATGCAAATTTCTCATTTGACATCACTGTTGCATTCAACTTGTACCGTAGCCGTTGGTCAGAGGCAGAGGCAGTGCCATTCACTCAATTATATTAGCTTCTGTCATGGATAATTGATGCTGGAGAATCCAGGAAGGGGTGGCTCAGAGTTTTTGTCTTTGTGAACTGATGATCATAACTTTCCAAGTAAAAGCTCTATTATGGTATAGGCTTTAGAGGAGAAACGTTGTACAAGTGAGATCTACTGTAATTAATAGCATGGGTGTCGGTATgggtgaagaagaagaagcatcGGTATCAGGTAATATCAAGCTTTCTGAAGAGAACCACCCCAGCGGCGGCCTAACCATCAAGACAACTGGTAAAGATGCTTCAACTTTGGTTGCTAGGGATCTGCATTCTCCAAGcttaaaatcatcaatggaGTCATCTCCTTACAACTCTCCCTCCTTGGTGTCCCCACCATCGTCCGCATTCGTTTCAGCTTTGCAGTCACCATATATATCACCAAGAGCCACAATCCTGAAATCCCAAGACCAAGAGAACTCTAACCCTTGTCTTGTTTCGCATCCATCGCCACCAGTCTCATCATACAGAGGGGGTTCACAATCTGATGATATACCCAGTAGTTCCTACACTCCCCCGTCGGACCAGTATGAATACTCTGATGACCCCACAGATCCCAAGTTGAAGTTTGTAACTTGTGTTCCAGTCCCAGATCCTGGTCCACGCATCTCATTCTCGTTTCCAGTGCCCCGAATTTCCTTTGCAAAAGCTCCTGTTTCTCCGGCATCTAATGCCAAACTCAGGAGTTGTGACGTTTTCATTGGCTTCCACGGTCAAAATCCTAACTTGGCTCGCTTCTGCAAGTGGGTTAAGTCAGAGCTGGAGCTTCAGGGAATTGCTTGCTTTGTTGCAGACAGGGCTAAGTATTCGGATAGTCAGAGCCATGAGATTGCGGACCGAATCATCTGCTCAGTCACATATGGAGTTGTGGTGGTCACTAGTTGTAGCTTTCTCAACCATCTCAGCTTGGAGGAAATTAGATTCTTCACTCAAAAGAAGAACTTGATTCCTGTCTTGTTTGACACGGGACCTGCTGAGATCATGGGACTTCTCAACTGCAATTCAATCGATAAAGAATGCAAAGAAGCAATTGAAGGAGTAATCAAGTGTCATGAGTTCAAACTGGAAGCCAGTCAGGGTAACTGGAGAAGCTGTGTAGCTAAAGCTGCAGCAATATTGCGAGCAAAGCTTGGAAGGAAGAGTGTGGCAGAGCAAGACTTTGTTGCTGAGCTGCCCTTTCCCAGAAACAGGTTTTTTGTGGGAAGAGACAAGGAGATTGTGGAGATTGAGAGTGCCTTATTTGGAGTTGCTGAGCAAGATTATTATTGTTGCTCTATGCCCATTATCAAAGGTGAAGCAAGCGGGCAATCTGAAGGGCTTGCTGATGAAGAAAGTGATAATATTGTTTCTACCAGGGGGAGGTACATTAATTTGGAATTGGGCAAGAGCAAAGAGCCTTCGTCTGAACCAGTTATGGGAAGAAGTTCAACGAAAAGATCCAAATTCAACAAGTCAAAAAGTGACAACTACAAGAGCTTAGGCAGCAGTGTGATCTGCATAAATGGCGTTGCTGGCATTGGAAAGACCGAGCTTGCTCTTGAGTTTGCCTATCGGTATGCCCAGAGATATAAGATGGTTCTTTGGGTTGGTGGAGAGGCCAGATATTTCAGGCAGAATATACTGACTTTGTCGGTCAATTTGGGGTTGGATGTGAGTGCCCAAGACGAGAAGGAAAGAGGCCGGATTCGAAGCTTCGAGGAGCAGGAATTTGAAGCATTCAAGCGAGTGAAGAGGGAGCTGTTCCGGGACATGCCTTATCTGTTGATCATTGACAATCTTGAGACAGAGCGAGAGTGGTGGGAAGGAAAAGACCTGCATGACTTGATTCCTAGGAACACTGGAGGGACTCATGTGATCATCACAACTAGGCTACCAAAGGTGATGACTTTTGACATGATGCAGCTTCCTCCATTGCCTTTATCCGATGCTATGATTTTAGTACGAGGtagaaagaaaaaggattaTTCGACCGAGGAGTTGGAGTACTTGAGAAAATTTGATGAGAAATCGGGAAGATTGAGCTTTGGTTTGTGGATTATTGGTTCACTACTTTCCGAGCTGCCCATTTCTCCATCTGCACTCTTTGAAGCTGTGAACCAAGTCTCTACCTCACTTGAAGATGCCTCTACTTCACCCACTGATGAGCAGTTCTTCAAACACAACCCTTTCCTGATGAAAATTCTATGTTTTTGCTTCGCGGTCTTGCATCAAGTTAATGGGAGAAGGAACAATATTCTAGCCTCACGAATGCTTCTTGTTGGAGCTTGGTTTGCCCCATCATCCATACCTGCAAATTTGCTAGCTACTGCAGCTAAGTATATGCCTGTTGCTGGAAACAGATTCAGAAGGTGGACTAAGTGTCTAAGTCTTGCATTGGGCTGCTGCGGCGGGTGTGGTTTCACTACTCAAAGTGACGAAGATTGTGCCAATCTCCTAGTAAAGCTAGGATTGGCAAGACGAGCTAATGGGCAGAATGGATGTTGGATTCAGTTCCATCCTATAACTCAAGCATttgcaaagagaaaagaatgcTTATCGACTGCTAAAGCTGCAGTCCTAGGCATAAGAAAAACCGGGAACCCATTGATAAATTCTGATCATCTATGGGCCACTGCATTTCTTGTATTCGGGTTTAAGTCGGAACCTCCTATCGTGCAGTTAAAAGCAATAGATATGGTGATGTATATCAAGAAGACGGCACTACCATTGGCAATCAGAGCCTTCACAACATTCTCAAGATGCAATTCGGCATTGGAGTTATTGAAGGTGTGCACAAATGTGTTAGAGGAAGTGGAGAAGTCATTTGTATCTCAAATACAAGACTGGTGCCAGGGGTCGCTATGTTGGAGAAACAAGTTACAAGGGAAGCAAAGGGTGGACGAGTACGTATGGCAAGATGTGACATTGTTGAAGGCTACCTTGTTGGAAACCAGAGCCAAGCTGCTGTTAAGAGGTGGGCATTTTGACGGTGGTGAAGAGCTGTGCAGAACTTGTATCAGTATTAGAACAGTCATGCTGGGGCACAATCATGCACAAACATTGGCTGCTCAAGAAACACTTGCAAACTTGGTGAGAATGAGGAGCaagatatgatttttttatatatagccCAAGCCATTCTCAATGGGATACAAGTTCAGTTTTGTTGACTGTGTAAAATacgactttttttttttcacgtGGATTGGATTTGATTGGATGGGATAGGAAATTTCACTACTTTGTTTCACTTACTGCTTATATCAGTATTTCGCATAAGCTTATGCATGCTTATCATCGAAACGAATTAGAAATCTTTTACTAGGGTTCAATCTATTGTAAATTTTGGAGAAGTCAAgatgtaattttactttttattaattaataattttataatttttggattaattttttgAGTAGGAATGTGCATTTGGTCGGTTCAAATCGAAATATTTCGGTTTGGCTTAGTCGATTTTTCggttttacttttaaaattcatttatttacaaaacaaaagaagaaaaagttatcatttaaataaaacttagaCTTTTATTCAagtctaacaaaatttttatattattatatttataataaaaataaaaagtaaaatagatttgtaaaataaaatagttattacgaaataataaatagaacaaaagaaatagaagaagcaaaagaactatgaattttattaatcaataagGATATTTACAATACTTTTTCAAAGTCTGTATTTACAGACATggaagtataaataatataaagctCTACTTCTAATGAACATTAGAGTTCTAATGTATATCAAAGTTGTCTTGATATTGATAGACattaacttaataataaaatatttataacactcCCCTTGAATGTTCAGTGCGTTGGATCTGGTGGTCTAAGTAGAGTACTTTCGTCTATATACGTTTgtatttttcgaacaaattggtttaataataatatttattaattacattaataccctttgtgTATTGTCCTTaatgtttttgcatgcaaaacaaaatagaagtaaaTATTGACTCACTGGTtatctaacatttaactaatactaacaggtattacgtggtcagatcgtaatacgaaaacagcttgtattagtagatgatcCTAAACATGTCCTTGATCTTATAAGAAATGAGCAactaattgaaagactaatatgtcatctatcaagtccaatagGGGAGATGCTTTATCTTGAGCATCAAAGTGGATGACTCTCAAAAGATAAAGACatatgtgactgactggactgacagtacatcaggCAGGACTCAAGTAAAATAGTTCTTAGAtccgtttatgaatttattcacttatgacgtTCATATTGTGTCATACATTAATCCTGAGTAAATGATGGagtatgtatgtgtgactcgtatattttgatataagtAAAACATTgtgttcaaatagataaggaactgaaatctggtgtgttgggtatacaacttctgcaatatgtagcatcattctCAATAATGAAATTCATAGTGCAACCAATGGGCAAATGATATGCTCTTATcggcattacatgataaatgaaaagtaaatgtgaccACGAGTCATTTGTCTTTatgataaatgacttgattactatttaatagtaattaacttttcatgaaagaatgtgtaatgattaccataagataaaataggttATTGAACGAGTATTGGttaagtagctttcgtaatggtatgtaattcgggagagctcagtcacaatactacagtggaatgacttcgtaactaaataaatttatatttaatagacaaaaagctagaacttaattataatttatttgagacctaattatatatgtccaatcaaTCCAtctgctagctcgttgaaataAGAAATGAATTACATGTAGAATCAAATGAATAGGAATGGATGGAAACAatgaagttagagaaatgggtCACATTCgcaaatgaatgtgttttctcactaagtatagaaattacttgaaaattaatttaagttttctgatttattatttaattaaataattgaagttcaaaaatagaattaaattaactagCCATTGTGAATTCATTGAATATggaaatcaaatatattttctcataaatatttttacaaagaaaGTTATCATGTCTTTAacgaattagaattgggttgagaaaattatttaattggaaacattaatttatctaatttaattaactaatatttattttgggaaatagaaaaaatttactggattggattaaattataaagtctTGGATTAAAAGTTcaagaagcacatataattagaCCCAATATAGAAGAAGCTTAATATACAAGGGCAACACTCctagttaaataaatattatactaGGGTTGTCACCCTCCTCTTCTAGTTAAACTAGAAAACTAgtctttctattaaataaatattatttgtgttttattaATTCAACCAAGATTCTTctatctctccctataaataaatGGCACTAGTAGAGTTATTAACACAACAGTTTTGTAACAGTCAGTTTTCAGTGATGCCAGAAACAGtaatttcgggaccacaatttcgatgagtgaattattaatttattatttatttagtgtctatgagattatattaaggtcatattaaaattttgttaagaaattttaatatttaaatgcttaattaggtataaaaaaaaaaggtgtaaaagtttagttctattagttaaaaaggCTAAATGGCTTTGGAAATGAAAGTTaatggacttgaatggtaaatataccatttaagGTATTAGTGGATGTTATTGGAAAGGTTTTGTGGtagttttaatgaaataaaaagattaaatttgtaattaattaaaacaagtaaaggttgttaaaataagatgaattaaaaacatcatctttattattttactaaccCTAAAACTGAATAGCCATTGTTAAAAGAGGGGAAGCTTTCACTCATGGAGTTTTTTCATGCATGGTAGATTTTCAAGCCCTGtttctaatgatttttatgtttttgagtctgttttagcttaatctaactagcccgagggttaatttgcaaaattgttaaaggttgagggacttaccatgaatgcttttgaatgattttttatgttaattgttagattatgaatctttgttgaaaaataaataaattttgttaagtgatttttgataaattttagaattagggattaaattgttaaaggaGTAAATCTATaggttttattatgaaattatggtAAATATGGGTTGTATCAAGGTCTCTTGCATCTATAGTTAACatggatttaggttaaaatggttagattttaagttatgaacttaaggactaaattgtgaaaagttaaaatgttaggcaAACttggtaattttgcataaatatgaactaTGGATATAATTGAATtctagaagtacttaattggttaaaattattcatttagaACAAGATAAACCACGTTTGgacttagatcgaggaaaagttaaagcttcggattagttCGATCTAACTACTACGCCCCtaattatcgaggtaagtttgcaTGAACCGTAATCGCtttaatattgtttaaattgaatgtttattatgttgttttgatgtaaaagaatcaatatacaaatatatcaaTGCTATGATGAAATGACGGATATCGAGTCACAGTTGAACCTTAAGACttcttaagatacaaatgacatgtcattagggatttcatgtttcgagtgctggtcttgaatgtcctaccgatggtcgaggtcctgcatttattgcggattctccacagctcgtgtgagcagcatcgtgtaacttacatttcgacccacagctcgtgtgaggtggcccatttcacagctcgtgtgagcattgatgtaaaggaaagtttacggttatatgtaaaggcacactttgtgtgagctttcccgagtatctgatgaaattctagatggtttaacgggcaagaaaaggaaaaggaaatggtaagtatgcaaatgCAAATGGATTAAATGTTTATGCATGGTTTGGCtttaaaatggtttgattttagatgaattttgggttcacatgggatgtcacacgaccgtgtgtcattTGAGGATTTTCTTGGGGTTCAAGTCAGCGAGTTACACGCCTGACACAAGTACAtatgacacgaccgtgtgaccctactcagtgagttacacgggtgaagacacgagctgggacacggccgtgtgtccctttgAAAGTTACATAGCCTacggctatgtcacacggccctgtgacccctatttccaattatacggtaatgctctatacCCTAATCTGGTGACGAAGAcgagttagaggtgttacaagtttcacataagttttcaatattattattatgttagaaaataatgataatttatattctaagtataacttttattttctgagaataacaattctaccaatTTCTATTGAGAGATAATTACTTTCTAACCGAAAGTAATAAATCGTTTCTGATTCTGTGTTTGGTTCGTgattgttcgagcccacacttgaagcaATTTGTGGTACGGGAATAGTGTAGAAGGGCATTTCGTTAAAAGTCGGGAACATCTAGGATCTATCTCACTTAAAGCACGGGTACTTTTCGaaaaaagtttattgctataaagaTCCAAAATTGcctcagttttcaaaattttaattatttgttatgaTTGAAaacttttttgtttaaaatcaaatttttccaACACACTAGTATATAATGTGCCTCattaaaaccttactaagataaaaactttgtgggaaaaaaatttcttagtgaaagaaaaagagtacatatatctataatacgcataacATGCTggctcattaaaaaccttaccaggaAAACTCAATCGGAGAAAACCTCAATCAAGGGAAAATGCGTACAACGCatatttactccccctcatgaCAATATCACATTATatctcatattctacgtattcaatcttgaatactagcttTTCAAATAATCACTTGAACGGATTTgctaaatatttatatcatctttcttctAAATGTCATAAGTgaggaaaaattttgatgaaacaTATTTTGATCTTTTCAGAAGttccaacaataattttaacataactTTGATCATGATCATTCTAAACTAATACATATGttcaaatcaattcatataaatatttacacaATTGTATTGAACAATTTcctgaaaatttttatatgcttccagcattctaaatccttcaaagattttaatataaactttcataatatagtgattcatataaaagcataaaacaACAGTGATTTGACGCACGTCAAATCTTTCATAAACTGACAAACTAAATGTTATTAAATCCACCACAAGTAATATCTTTTCAATTCCAGGACttagtaaaaattttcatttttctaatttcgTTTTTTGCAGAATTACTCAATTAGTACCCCACTAGCTTTATACCTTTATATGTTTGGATTACTAGTTCAAaaacattacaaatttaattctacTTGAATTGTGTCTTTCCATTTTGGTCAAGCTTTTCCATgtttatatttctcaatagatttcttcaagatcctcattttcttttattatctCAATAATATTATTGCATACAAAACTATTGCtaacaatttttctatttttacacggttccatattttctcatattaacataacttatcgagatatatttcttttcatcATTTCCATAATCAAATACATGAATCTCTTCCGagttttgataattaattatgtttaggTTTCTTCAAGAACACTCGCCTCCATTATATAACCatcttgatttattattttcttttatgatactttttatctttggaaccaaTTGATCTACCATGCTCCAAACATGCATTACTTTCATTTATTCTAACAAATTGTCCTACTTCAATTCAAGTTAAAACATTAGTGGTATATAACACTTGATTATTCTTATCAAAATACCAAGATACCATATCAAAACTGTCAAAATTGTCACTGAACACACTATTTTGTAACTCATCCAAAAACTATATTTCACATCAAACAATCATTCAAGGCACAACCTTTATCTCTTAACAAAATCCATTTCATACATCATTTATACACAATCAagacattttcattattttgttcaaaCATATATGATATTAACGCAACATACATAGTTTATACACATTCACTTTACATCTACTTAGGTTAATTGTGCATTTAACCATTTCATGCCATCCGTTTTCCATGCATTTCCATTCACAATTCTGCTATCCATTATCTTGACcatcatttaaacattttacaTCGGCATAAAAGAAACATCAACTCAACCTTATACCATTTCAACTATAAtctcaaacatatcaaaatattaaaatgactCCACTAGGTACATGCTCTATTATATACTATCACAATGCATATCCAATTTATCTTACAACCAAATTGCATTAATAGAATCCTCTTAACCTGACTAGGATTCTTAGAACAAATACTTGGTTTAGTTAACCTACATCTCAATTGGCACCGCAGTGTACTATCAATTATCTCGAAATATCAACCTATACATTTAATAGAGCAACCAACTTCTAACTTCATcacataattcaatttatatcccatcattcatatttcaatattaattcatcaatttatcaCCTAACATAACATACTTTAACTCAATTTCTATTAATAGCTTACATTAACAAACACTATATAATGCAATATATCATGAATATTTATTAACTATAATTAGTTTCAGGTTATAGACATACAAACTGAAAGCTTGCGTCACTCATTGTCGACTCTCGCatttcattttcctttcaaCGATCCTGCGTCATTTTTAGCtatgaataataatttagtaatggtataatatcaaattctatccaaatcacattcaatttcaaggTCATACATATTTTgccaattattcaatttaatcatctaTCTTAATAATCAATTGATTCATACCAATACTATTTGATCTGtcataatcaaataataattcattaaatatctTTAGATTGCAAttcatcatattcaatttatcatttctttatgatttagtccatatcacacctttttgtaccaaattgtaaacaattcaaattacaaTCACACAAAAACAATTCTCACAATTC
This sequence is a window from Gossypium raimondii isolate GPD5lz chromosome 5, ASM2569854v1, whole genome shotgun sequence. Protein-coding genes within it:
- the LOC105768633 gene encoding uncharacterized protein LOC105768633, whose amino-acid sequence is MGVGMGEEEEASVSGNIKLSEENHPSGGLTIKTTGKDASTLVARDLHSPSLKSSMESSPYNSPSLVSPPSSAFVSALQSPYISPRATILKSQDQENSNPCLVSHPSPPVSSYRGGSQSDDIPSSSYTPPSDQYEYSDDPTDPKLKFVTCVPVPDPGPRISFSFPVPRISFAKAPVSPASNAKLRSCDVFIGFHGQNPNLARFCKWVKSELELQGIACFVADRAKYSDSQSHEIADRIICSVTYGVVVVTSCSFLNHLSLEEIRFFTQKKNLIPVLFDTGPAEIMGLLNCNSIDKECKEAIEGVIKCHEFKLEASQGNWRSCVAKAAAILRAKLGRKSVAEQDFVAELPFPRNRFFVGRDKEIVEIESALFGVAEQDYYCCSMPIIKGEASGQSEGLADEESDNIVSTRGRYINLELGKSKEPSSEPVMGRSSTKRSKFNKSKSDNYKSLGSSVICINGVAGIGKTELALEFAYRYAQRYKMVLWVGGEARYFRQNILTLSVNLGLDVSAQDEKERGRIRSFEEQEFEAFKRVKRELFRDMPYLLIIDNLETEREWWEGKDLHDLIPRNTGGTHVIITTRLPKVMTFDMMQLPPLPLSDAMILVRGRKKKDYSTEELEYLRKFDEKSGRLSFGLWIIGSLLSELPISPSALFEAVNQVSTSLEDASTSPTDEQFFKHNPFLMKILCFCFAVLHQVNGRRNNILASRMLLVGAWFAPSSIPANLLATAAKYMPVAGNRFRRWTKCLSLALGCCGGCGFTTQSDEDCANLLVKLGLARRANGQNGCWIQFHPITQAFAKRKECLSTAKAAVLGIRKTGNPLINSDHLWATAFLVFGFKSEPPIVQLKAIDMVMYIKKTALPLAIRAFTTFSRCNSALELLKVCTNVLEEVEKSFVSQIQDWCQGSLCWRNKLQGKQRVDEYVWQDVTLLKATLLETRAKLLLRGGHFDGGEELCRTCISIRTVMLGHNHAQTLAAQETLANLVRMRSKI